From the Clostridiales bacterium FE2011 genome, one window contains:
- a CDS encoding glycoside hydrolase family 31 protein — MIFRKEGNALTASRGGETLRIEGWGKNALRVRAVMYDTWISRDYALTEKPADTECVIQIGTEENPDGSGCVPCAEIRNGRVRATVNFAGVISFYRDGKLILREYYRSYGGTLVQTSRCLKIVNREWKGNIGGSEYTLTVRFDPNREEKIYGMGQYQQPDLNLKGTMLELAQRNSQISIPFMISSLGYGLLWNNPAVGRVTFASNMTEWVARSTQQMDYWICVGENPKEILEGYTAVTGRAPMFPDSLMGLWQCKLRYRTQEEVLTVARQYRKEGIPIDQIVIDFFHWTVQGDWKFDKTYWPDPKKMVDELHSMGIRVIVSVWPSVDRRSENFGPMMEKGLLIRTERGAAQTYDYQGDCVEIDPFNPEARQYIWDVCKKNYYDLGIDGFWLDNSEPDYGVYDFENYRYCTGPALSCSNLYPQMFSRAFYEPMAAEKGIEAVNLLRCGWAGSQKYGNVIWSGDVPSTFESFREQLQAGLNIGLAGIPWWTTDIGGFMTDDVNDPAFRELLIRWYQFAVFSAVLRMHGDRGPYNIPPLDERERGGGYLHTGQPNELWSYGEDNYRIMRKYYDVRIAMHDYIRELYREAHETGAPLIRTMFFEFPEDARCWELQDQYMFGSRYLVAPVLELHQRERQVYLPEGRWKDLNSGEILEGGHTVTAPAPIDVIPVYEKV; from the coding sequence ATGATTTTCCGGAAGGAAGGAAATGCCCTGACAGCCAGCCGGGGCGGAGAAACGCTTCGGATTGAAGGATGGGGTAAAAACGCGCTGCGTGTACGCGCGGTCATGTATGATACGTGGATCAGCCGGGATTATGCCCTGACAGAGAAACCGGCGGATACGGAATGTGTAATTCAGATCGGCACGGAAGAGAATCCGGACGGAAGCGGCTGTGTTCCCTGTGCTGAAATCCGGAACGGGCGCGTCCGCGCCACCGTGAATTTCGCCGGCGTGATCAGTTTTTACCGCGACGGGAAACTGATCCTGCGGGAATACTACCGTTCCTACGGCGGTACACTGGTGCAGACCAGCCGCTGCCTGAAGATCGTGAACAGGGAATGGAAGGGCAATATCGGCGGCAGCGAGTATACGCTGACGGTCCGTTTCGATCCAAACAGGGAAGAAAAGATCTACGGCATGGGCCAGTACCAGCAGCCGGACCTGAACCTGAAAGGCACCATGCTGGAACTGGCACAGAGAAACAGCCAGATTTCCATACCTTTCATGATCAGTTCCCTGGGATACGGCCTGTTGTGGAACAACCCGGCAGTGGGAAGAGTTACCTTTGCCAGCAACATGACGGAGTGGGTTGCACGAAGCACGCAGCAGATGGATTACTGGATCTGCGTGGGAGAAAACCCGAAAGAAATCCTGGAAGGATATACCGCCGTGACAGGACGGGCTCCCATGTTTCCGGACAGCCTGATGGGACTGTGGCAATGCAAGCTGCGCTACCGTACACAGGAGGAAGTACTTACGGTTGCCAGGCAGTACCGGAAGGAAGGCATCCCGATCGACCAGATTGTAATTGACTTCTTCCACTGGACAGTCCAGGGAGACTGGAAGTTTGACAAAACCTACTGGCCGGATCCGAAGAAGATGGTGGATGAACTTCACAGCATGGGCATCCGCGTCATTGTTTCCGTATGGCCCAGTGTCGACCGGCGGAGCGAGAACTTCGGACCGATGATGGAAAAGGGCCTGCTGATCCGTACGGAGCGCGGCGCGGCACAAACCTATGATTACCAGGGGGACTGTGTCGAAATTGATCCCTTCAATCCGGAAGCAAGGCAGTATATCTGGGATGTCTGCAAAAAGAATTACTATGACCTGGGCATTGACGGTTTCTGGCTGGATAATTCCGAACCGGACTACGGGGTCTATGACTTTGAAAACTACCGTTACTGCACGGGACCTGCCCTGAGCTGCAGCAACCTGTATCCCCAGATGTTCTCCAGGGCCTTTTATGAGCCCATGGCCGCCGAAAAAGGCATCGAGGCCGTGAATCTGCTGCGGTGCGGATGGGCCGGCAGCCAGAAATACGGGAACGTCATCTGGTCCGGCGACGTTCCGAGCACTTTCGAATCCTTCCGGGAACAGCTGCAGGCGGGACTGAACATTGGACTGGCGGGCATCCCGTGGTGGACGACAGACATCGGCGGATTTATGACAGATGATGTGAATGATCCGGCCTTCCGCGAACTGCTGATCCGCTGGTATCAGTTCGCTGTTTTCAGCGCCGTGCTGCGAATGCACGGAGACCGGGGACCGTACAATATTCCGCCGCTCGATGAGCGGGAACGGGGAGGCGGCTACCTCCATACCGGCCAGCCGAACGAACTCTGGAGCTACGGGGAAGACAACTACCGCATCATGCGGAAGTATTATGACGTGCGGATTGCCATGCACGACTATATCCGGGAGCTGTACCGGGAAGCCCACGAAACCGGGGCTCCGCTGATCCGGACGATGTTCTTTGAATTCCCGGAGGACGCCAGATGCTGGGAACTGCAGGATCAGTACATGTTCGGAAGCCGGTACCTGGTTGCCCCGGTGCTGGAACTCCATCAGCGGGAACGGCAGGTTTATCTTCCTGAGGGACGTTGGAAAGACCTGAACAGCGGGGAAATTCTGGAAGGCGGACACACTGTCACAGCCCCGGCGCCGATTGATGTGATTCCTGTGTATGAAAAGGTGTAA
- a CDS encoding bifunctional oligoribonuclease/PAP phosphatase NrnA, whose product MTMSRNPEAIARLIRDAQRIAICSHINPDGDTLGCATAMRLALRKIGKEPVLFCDGKVPDQLSFLPGIDEMRIPDGNEEPFDLMLSVDVSDIRRLGCCDQLIQISRHTAQIDHHPTNPLFMEENSVDGEAPAACILIREQIAALGIEIDRDMAICLYTGISTDTGNFAFASTNAECFEIMSELMGKDLPLAKLNRILFRERAKPQVLLMGRALNSLQYYENGQIAVMKLTWRDFEECEALSEHADTLVNFGLDTVGTRMAMLAREAQDGSIKFSLRAKEPDCVSDIAQSFGGGGHPQASGITLYGKLDETAGNVLDAMIRKLNG is encoded by the coding sequence GTGACGATGAGCAGGAATCCTGAAGCAATTGCCCGGCTGATCCGGGACGCACAGCGTATTGCCATCTGCAGCCACATTAACCCGGACGGAGACACACTTGGATGCGCTACGGCTATGCGGCTTGCACTGCGGAAAATAGGCAAGGAGCCTGTTCTGTTCTGTGACGGCAAGGTGCCGGATCAACTGTCCTTCCTGCCGGGAATCGATGAAATGCGTATACCGGACGGTAACGAGGAGCCTTTCGATCTGATGCTGTCTGTGGATGTGAGCGATATCAGAAGGCTTGGCTGCTGTGATCAGCTGATTCAGATCAGCAGACATACAGCCCAGATTGATCATCATCCGACCAATCCGCTCTTTATGGAAGAGAACAGCGTGGACGGAGAAGCCCCGGCGGCCTGTATCCTGATCAGGGAACAGATTGCGGCCCTGGGAATCGAAATTGACAGGGATATGGCGATCTGCCTGTATACGGGGATCAGCACAGACACGGGTAATTTCGCATTCGCGTCCACAAACGCCGAGTGCTTCGAAATCATGAGCGAGCTGATGGGTAAAGACCTGCCCCTGGCGAAACTGAACCGGATTCTGTTCCGGGAGCGGGCGAAGCCGCAGGTGCTGCTGATGGGCAGGGCACTGAACAGCCTGCAGTACTATGAGAACGGGCAGATCGCCGTCATGAAACTGACCTGGCGTGACTTTGAAGAATGCGAAGCATTGAGTGAGCATGCCGACACACTTGTGAACTTTGGTCTGGATACGGTCGGAACCAGAATGGCTATGCTGGCCAGAGAGGCCCAGGACGGTTCAATCAAGTTCTCACTCCGCGCAAAAGAGCCGGACTGTGTCAGTGACATAGCGCAAAGCTTCGGAGGAGGCGGCCATCCGCAGGCCTCCGGTATTACATTATACGGAAAACTGGATGAAACAGCCGGAAACGTGCTGGATGCCATGATCCGTAAACTGAATGGATAG
- the truB gene encoding tRNA pseudouridine(55) synthase TruB has protein sequence MNGFYNILKPTGMSSAAVVAVLRRLTGIRRIGHAGTLDPEAAGVLPVMTGKAARLFDYLADKEKEYVAVCAFGSRTDTQDATGTVIEEGTNYPDRETFLRAASELTGEITQTPSMYSAIKVGGQPLYLRARKGETVEVPSRKVRIDRIELLRETEDHGFEIRVNCGRGTYIRTLCEDLGNKCGCPAHMRSLLRTRSGAFTIDNAITLEEAKALAEAGQLESRLLPPDYALGHLPKTDIPVRFGKAVINGAKLPLFHDAEVLQEGEAVRVYLKNQFWGIAVRRGEELVWKAQIAPEDTEEMN, from the coding sequence ATGAACGGTTTTTATAATATCCTGAAACCAACCGGAATGAGCAGCGCGGCCGTTGTGGCCGTGCTGCGCCGGCTTACCGGCATCAGACGTATAGGACATGCCGGGACACTGGATCCGGAAGCCGCAGGCGTGCTGCCCGTGATGACCGGGAAAGCCGCGCGGCTTTTTGATTATCTGGCCGATAAGGAAAAGGAATATGTGGCAGTATGCGCCTTCGGATCCAGAACGGACACACAGGACGCCACCGGTACTGTCATAGAGGAAGGAACCAATTATCCGGACAGGGAGACCTTCCTGAGGGCAGCCAGTGAACTGACCGGAGAGATCACCCAGACTCCCAGTATGTACAGTGCGATTAAAGTCGGAGGACAGCCGCTGTATCTGCGGGCCAGAAAAGGCGAGACGGTGGAAGTGCCGTCCCGGAAAGTCAGGATTGACCGGATTGAACTGCTGCGGGAGACGGAAGACCACGGATTTGAGATTCGGGTTAACTGCGGCAGGGGGACCTATATCCGCACGCTATGCGAGGACCTTGGAAACAAATGCGGATGCCCTGCCCATATGCGCAGCCTTCTCCGGACAAGAAGCGGCGCGTTTACCATCGATAACGCAATCACGCTGGAAGAAGCCAAAGCCCTGGCGGAAGCCGGGCAGCTTGAATCCAGACTGCTGCCGCCCGACTACGCACTGGGACACCTGCCGAAAACAGATATACCGGTACGGTTCGGGAAAGCCGTGATAAACGGCGCCAAGCTGCCACTGTTCCACGATGCGGAAGTGCTTCAGGAGGGTGAGGCTGTCAGGGTTTACCTGAAGAATCAATTCTGGGGAATTGCCGTACGGCGTGGAGAAGAACTGGTCTGGAAGGCGCAGATTGCGCCTGAGGATACTGAGGAGATGAACTGA
- the rbfA gene encoding 30S ribosome-binding factor RbfA has product MSYQRIDRISEEVRREVDAIIREELHDPRICGTFSVTRAEVTGDLRYAKIYISVLEDELRDELIDALKNAKGYIRRSLGKRMIIRYTPELIFVSDRNIAYGVHIAKVLSEAIGTEGKSGDDEQES; this is encoded by the coding sequence ATGAGTTATCAGAGAATTGACAGAATATCGGAAGAGGTTCGTCGGGAAGTTGACGCCATCATCCGGGAGGAACTGCATGATCCGAGAATCTGCGGTACCTTTTCGGTGACAAGGGCTGAAGTGACCGGTGACCTGCGGTACGCGAAGATTTATATCAGTGTGCTGGAGGATGAACTGCGGGACGAACTGATCGACGCTCTGAAGAACGCTAAAGGATATATCCGCCGTTCGCTTGGAAAGCGGATGATCATCCGCTATACTCCTGAACTGATTTTTGTCAGTGACAGGAATATTGCCTACGGTGTGCATATTGCCAAAGTTCTTTCAGAAGCGATCGGCACGGAGGGCAAATCCGGTGACGATGAGCAGGAATCCTGA
- a CDS encoding bifunctional riboflavin kinase/FAD synthetase, producing MQVLQRPHKAGERVVALGMFDGVHRGHRTLLLNAKRLADEMGIPLRVCTFNRHPLEIIRPENPPEMISTIPERASLLYGIGVDEMELIPFDQSTADMEPEVFLDRMRSFLDVRAVVAGWNYSFGRKGRGTAELLKADGEKHGYKVIIEPPAMLEDGTVISSTLIRQNLKEGKTERAAELLGYQYSLTGTVAEGKHQGHGLGFPTANIEPWKRKVLPKYGVYTGLLETENDTLPAVVNIGMQPTMPSGKVTVEAHALTESPELYGQKVRLTLLKMLREERKFDSPQDLTAQIERDRNEAMQLFNMA from the coding sequence ATGCAAGTGCTCCAAAGACCGCACAAGGCGGGGGAGAGGGTTGTGGCCCTGGGAATGTTTGACGGTGTCCACAGAGGCCACAGAACCCTGCTTCTCAACGCAAAGCGGCTTGCGGATGAGATGGGTATACCGCTGCGAGTCTGCACCTTTAACCGGCACCCGCTGGAAATCATCCGGCCGGAGAATCCGCCGGAAATGATTTCCACGATTCCGGAAAGGGCGTCGCTCCTGTATGGAATCGGTGTGGATGAAATGGAACTGATTCCCTTTGATCAGTCCACAGCGGATATGGAACCTGAAGTTTTCCTGGACAGAATGAGAAGCTTCCTGGATGTCAGGGCTGTGGTTGCCGGCTGGAACTACTCCTTTGGACGGAAGGGACGCGGAACGGCGGAACTACTGAAGGCTGACGGAGAGAAACACGGATACAAAGTGATCATTGAACCGCCGGCCATGCTGGAAGACGGGACAGTGATTTCAAGCACCCTGATCAGGCAGAACCTGAAGGAGGGTAAAACAGAGCGGGCGGCTGAACTGCTCGGATATCAGTACAGCCTGACAGGGACAGTCGCAGAGGGCAAGCACCAGGGCCACGGACTAGGCTTCCCCACGGCGAATATAGAGCCGTGGAAACGCAAGGTACTGCCGAAATACGGCGTTTATACAGGCCTGCTGGAGACAGAGAATGATACGCTGCCCGCCGTGGTGAACATCGGTATGCAGCCGACGATGCCCTCAGGAAAAGTTACCGTAGAGGCCCATGCTCTGACAGAAAGTCCGGAACTGTACGGACAGAAGGTCAGGCTCACCCTGCTGAAGATGCTCCGTGAGGAAAGAAAGTTTGATTCCCCGCAGGATCTGACAGCGCAGATTGAACGGGACCGG
- the infB gene encoding translation initiation factor IF-2: MANVKLKDATKELVEEASGILEEATRIRKEADGLFDALKRLDSEMNRQAEEEAARRRQQEQMKAQSAHTKAFTMLDDDEKQMMEAARKEEASKAAEPAPEKPAKKAEEPARKEAEAPVAEKPAEPAKPAAEEKKPAKKIESYVATPDDPDPSRPAAPKKPAIGQIMSRPGDNPPPARSARPAGQQGPYGRPAGQQGQYGRPAGQPGQYGRPAGQQGQYGRPAGQPGQYGRPAGQQGQFGRPAGQPGQYGRPAGGQTGGPRPQGGGFGGGRQGSAGGGRQRTPELAVPMEKERVSNYDPNKKNYIRQHDPEHVSRNRKQASKNAHFNGYDDEVIRGGKRARAKKPSAQQMMAPIKIETAYMAGDTITVRDLTEKIGKSASEIIKKLFLLGNMATINSEIDFDTAQLVCSDFEITLERKQEQTAEAALVAEDFDDAEENLQPRPPVVTIMGHVDHGKTSLLDYIRKSRVTAGEAGGITQHIGAYTVDVDGRKITFLDTPGHEAFTAMRARGTQATDIAVLVVAADDSVMPQTVESINHAKAAEVPVIVAINKMDKPDANPDRVKQDLTQYGLVCEDWGGETICVPVSAVTGQGVDELLEMILLQADMLQLQANPNRLGKGVIIEAKLDKARGPLATVLLQNGTLHVGDSIIAGLASGKVRALINDKGERVSEAGPSMPVEIMGFDDVPSAGDEMIAVGDDHLSRQVADERREKIKASREATMAKMSMENLFSSIEAGKVTTLNLIIKADVQGSVEAVKQAMEKLSNDEVKIRVLHSAAGAITKDDVNLAAAFNAIIIGFNIRPDASAREAAEKQKVDVRMYTVIYKAIEDMELAMKGMLEPEYREVLLGHAEVRNVFKITGSGIIAGCYVTDGKVQRNAGVRLLRDNVVVFEGKLSSLRHLKDDVKEMAAGYECGMSLEGHNDIKEGDVVECYIMEEIPR; the protein is encoded by the coding sequence ATGGCGAATGTGAAATTAAAAGATGCCACGAAAGAACTGGTAGAGGAGGCTTCCGGCATTCTGGAGGAAGCCACCAGAATCCGGAAGGAAGCGGACGGCCTTTTTGACGCGCTGAAGCGGCTTGATTCAGAAATGAACCGCCAGGCCGAAGAAGAAGCCGCACGCCGCAGGCAGCAGGAACAGATGAAGGCGCAGTCTGCCCATACGAAGGCGTTCACGATGCTGGACGACGACGAGAAGCAGATGATGGAAGCCGCCCGCAAGGAAGAGGCTTCCAAGGCAGCTGAACCCGCACCTGAGAAACCTGCGAAGAAAGCCGAGGAACCCGCCAGGAAAGAAGCGGAAGCCCCGGTGGCAGAGAAACCCGCAGAGCCCGCCAAACCCGCCGCGGAAGAAAAGAAGCCTGCAAAGAAGATTGAATCCTACGTGGCTACGCCGGATGATCCGGATCCCAGCCGGCCTGCCGCGCCGAAGAAGCCTGCTATCGGTCAGATTATGAGCAGGCCGGGGGATAATCCTCCGCCTGCCAGGTCGGCTCGTCCCGCCGGACAGCAGGGCCCCTACGGCCGTCCTGCCGGACAGCAGGGTCAGTATGGCCGTCCCGCGGGTCAGCCCGGTCAGTACGGACGTCCTGCCGGACAGCAGGGTCAGTATGGCCGTCCTGCCGGACAGCCCGGTCAGTACGGACGTCCTGCCGGACAGCAGGGTCAGTTTGGCCGTCCCGCCGGACAACCCGGTCAGTATGGCCGTCCTGCCGGCGGCCAGACGGGCGGACCGCGTCCCCAGGGCGGCGGTTTCGGCGGCGGACGCCAGGGTTCCGCCGGCGGCGGAAGACAGCGTACGCCTGAGCTTGCCGTGCCGATGGAAAAGGAACGGGTGTCGAATTACGATCCGAACAAGAAGAACTACATCCGTCAGCACGATCCGGAACATGTGAGCCGGAACCGGAAGCAGGCGAGCAAGAACGCCCACTTCAACGGTTACGATGACGAGGTGATCCGCGGAGGCAAGCGGGCACGCGCCAAGAAACCGAGTGCCCAGCAGATGATGGCCCCCATCAAAATCGAAACCGCCTACATGGCCGGCGACACCATCACTGTGCGCGACCTGACGGAAAAAATCGGTAAGTCTGCCAGCGAAATCATCAAGAAGCTGTTCCTGCTGGGCAACATGGCCACCATCAACAGCGAAATCGATTTTGATACAGCCCAGCTGGTCTGCTCCGACTTTGAGATTACACTCGAACGCAAACAGGAACAGACAGCCGAAGCTGCCCTGGTTGCCGAAGACTTTGACGACGCTGAAGAAAACCTGCAGCCCCGTCCTCCGGTGGTTACCATCATGGGTCACGTTGACCATGGTAAGACCAGCCTGCTGGACTACATCCGCAAGAGCCGTGTGACTGCCGGTGAAGCCGGCGGCATCACCCAGCATATCGGTGCCTATACCGTGGACGTGGACGGAAGGAAGATCACCTTCCTCGATACACCCGGCCATGAAGCCTTTACCGCCATGCGTGCACGCGGTACCCAGGCAACGGATATTGCCGTACTGGTTGTAGCCGCAGACGACTCCGTCATGCCCCAGACGGTTGAATCCATCAACCATGCAAAGGCGGCGGAAGTGCCGGTGATTGTCGCTATCAACAAGATGGACAAACCGGACGCGAACCCCGACAGAGTCAAGCAGGACCTGACACAGTACGGACTGGTCTGCGAAGACTGGGGCGGCGAAACCATCTGCGTCCCTGTTTCCGCAGTAACCGGACAGGGTGTGGATGAGCTGCTTGAAATGATCCTGCTGCAGGCGGATATGCTGCAGCTGCAGGCGAACCCGAACCGACTGGGCAAGGGTGTCATTATTGAAGCGAAACTGGACAAAGCAAGAGGCCCGCTGGCCACCGTGCTGCTGCAGAACGGTACACTGCACGTTGGAGACAGCATTATCGCCGGTCTGGCTTCCGGTAAGGTCCGTGCCCTGATCAACGACAAGGGTGAGCGGGTCAGCGAAGCCGGTCCGTCCATGCCTGTCGAAATCATGGGCTTCGATGATGTACCCAGCGCCGGCGATGAAATGATTGCCGTGGGCGATGATCACCTGAGCCGCCAGGTTGCGGATGAACGCCGTGAAAAGATCAAGGCCAGCCGTGAGGCCACCATGGCCAAGATGAGCATGGAGAACCTTTTCTCCTCTATCGAGGCCGGTAAGGTGACCACACTCAACCTGATTATCAAGGCAGACGTGCAGGGCTCTGTGGAAGCTGTAAAGCAGGCTATGGAGAAGCTGAGCAACGACGAGGTGAAGATCCGCGTGCTGCACAGCGCTGCCGGTGCGATTACCAAGGACGACGTCAACCTGGCCGCCGCTTTCAACGCGATTATCATCGGCTTCAATATCCGGCCCGACGCTTCCGCCCGGGAGGCTGCCGAGAAGCAGAAAGTCGATGTCCGGATGTATACGGTCATCTATAAGGCAATTGAGGATATGGAACTGGCCATGAAGGGCATGCTTGAGCCTGAGTACCGGGAGGTACTCCTGGGCCATGCGGAAGTCCGGAATGTTTTCAAGATCACCGGTTCCGGTATCATTGCCGGCTGCTATGTTACGGACGGCAAAGTTCAGCGGAATGCCGGCGTACGCCTGCTGCGTGACAACGTGGTGGTGTTCGAAGGCAAGCTGAGCAGCCTGCGCCACCTGAAGGACGACGTGAAGGAAATGGCCGCCGGATATGAATGCGGTATGAGCCTGGAGGGCCATAACGATATCAAGGAAGGCGACGTGGTCGAGTGCTACATTATGGAGGAGATCCCGCGCTGA
- a CDS encoding ribosome maturation factor RimP, whose translation MASKTESLTGLEAKARAVAEQMGYELVDVCMDKEPTGKYLRFYIDKEEGVSLDDCEAFHKAVRTPADSVDYDFMEVSSPGIDRPLKKDRDFERNLGCEIEVKLFKPIDGTKILTGVLAGLEEGNIVIDTGEGRMLVPRKAAALVKPVVDMEGIEDVDLSGDDENNTET comes from the coding sequence ATGGCATCGAAGACGGAATCGCTTACCGGCCTGGAGGCGAAGGCTCGTGCCGTTGCAGAGCAGATGGGCTACGAGCTCGTTGATGTCTGCATGGATAAAGAGCCGACAGGAAAGTATCTGAGGTTTTACATCGACAAGGAAGAGGGCGTAAGCCTGGATGACTGCGAGGCATTCCACAAAGCCGTCAGGACACCCGCTGACAGCGTGGATTACGACTTCATGGAAGTATCCTCTCCGGGCATTGACAGGCCGCTGAAAAAAGACCGGGATTTTGAACGGAATCTCGGTTGTGAGATCGAGGTTAAACTCTTCAAGCCGATAGACGGGACAAAGATACTTACCGGTGTCCTGGCTGGTCTTGAAGAAGGAAACATCGTGATCGACACAGGTGAAGGCAGGATGCTGGTGCCGCGGAAGGCGGCTGCGCTGGTCAAACCGGTGGTGGACATGGAAGGTATCGAGGACGTCGATCTTTCCGGCGATGATGAGAACAACACGGAGACGTGA
- the nusA gene encoding transcription termination/antitermination protein NusA, translating to MKSEVIDAIKMLAREKEIPEEALFKTIEEALKAAYRKNLPKTETAPNNLDVTVNRQDGSISVYARKLILEDEEIEDPTNQISLKEAQKINSSYQMGDIAEVDVTPNGFLRVAAQTAKQVIIQHIREAERGKIYDEYIEKESEILTGIVERIEPKAAYIDLGRTEGVLEKDEMIPGEELHDGDHIKVYILEVHKTSQNAGYTPQVYVSRIHPNLVKRLFEMEVPEIAGGIVTIKNIAREAGSRTKIAVHSADVMIDPVGACVGQRGGRVDRVVTELKGEKIDIIKWSGNPAEFVANALNPAHVLSVYQAKDEKAFRVIVPDNQLSLAIGKEGQNARLAAKLTGWKIDIKSQSQAAEMDDMVDDNGQMTEFVQVETPAYDSFTMDFDDSVGGDDDTM from the coding sequence ATGAAATCCGAAGTCATAGACGCAATCAAAATGCTGGCCAGAGAAAAGGAAATCCCTGAGGAGGCACTTTTCAAGACCATTGAGGAGGCCCTGAAGGCCGCATACAGGAAGAACCTGCCGAAGACGGAAACTGCTCCGAACAACCTGGACGTTACTGTAAACCGCCAGGACGGCAGTATCTCCGTATATGCCCGGAAGCTGATCCTGGAGGATGAGGAGATTGAGGATCCCACCAACCAGATCAGCCTGAAAGAAGCGCAGAAGATCAATTCCTCCTATCAGATGGGGGACATTGCCGAGGTGGACGTTACACCCAACGGCTTCCTGCGCGTGGCTGCCCAGACGGCCAAGCAGGTAATCATCCAGCATATCCGTGAAGCTGAACGCGGAAAGATCTATGACGAATATATCGAAAAAGAAAGTGAAATCCTGACCGGTATTGTTGAGCGGATTGAACCCAAGGCCGCGTATATCGACCTGGGCCGTACTGAAGGCGTGCTGGAAAAGGATGAAATGATCCCCGGCGAAGAACTGCACGACGGAGACCACATCAAGGTTTATATCCTTGAAGTGCACAAGACGAGCCAGAATGCGGGATACACTCCCCAGGTTTACGTCAGCCGGATCCACCCGAACCTGGTCAAGCGCCTGTTCGAAATGGAAGTGCCTGAAATCGCAGGCGGCATCGTAACGATCAAGAATATTGCCCGCGAAGCCGGAAGCCGTACCAAGATCGCAGTCCACAGCGCTGACGTGATGATTGATCCCGTCGGTGCCTGCGTCGGACAGCGCGGCGGCCGTGTGGACCGCGTAGTGACTGAACTGAAGGGCGAAAAGATTGACATCATCAAGTGGTCCGGCAACCCTGCTGAGTTTGTGGCCAACGCCCTGAATCCCGCCCATGTGCTGAGCGTGTATCAGGCAAAGGATGAAAAAGCATTCCGCGTGATCGTGCCGGATAACCAGCTGAGCCTGGCGATCGGCAAGGAAGGCCAGAATGCCCGCCTGGCAGCCAAACTGACCGGCTGGAAGATCGATATCAAGAGCCAGAGCCAGGCTGCCGAGATGGATGACATGGTGGACGACAACGGCCAGATGACCGAATTTGTCCAGGTGGAGACGCCCGCATACGACAGCTTCACGATGGACTTCGACGACAGCGTAGGCGGCGACGACGACACGATGTAA
- a CDS encoding YlxR family protein, producing MKPKKIPMRMCVGCREMKEKRELIRIVRTPEGEAVLDPTGKKSGRGAYVCRRAECLQRAIRQKQLERQLEITLTPEITEALTAEMERLNADGSDPE from the coding sequence ATGAAACCAAAGAAGATCCCGATGCGGATGTGCGTCGGATGCCGCGAGATGAAAGAGAAGCGTGAACTGATCCGGATCGTCAGAACTCCGGAAGGGGAAGCGGTTCTGGATCCTACCGGAAAGAAATCCGGACGGGGCGCCTATGTCTGCCGCCGGGCGGAATGCCTGCAGCGGGCAATCCGGCAAAAGCAGCTGGAAAGACAGCTTGAGATCACACTGACACCGGAAATTACCGAAGCGCTGACCGCTGAAATGGAACGGCTGAACGCTGACGGGAGTGATCCGGAGTGA